The following coding sequences lie in one Paracidovorax avenae genomic window:
- a CDS encoding histone deacetylase family protein: protein MIIYHNPSHRLHAPVHEFFRGERVPCFEKPDRADYVEARLRQQGYALRAPDMDSQAVLARVHAPRYLRFLQEAWLQWLSLDVRNAGVQPFPSVWPVRTLRDDVEPENFVARLGLYSMDNGSPLSEGTWAAAKAGADAAASAAAAVAGGARAAFCCTRPPGHHAGPDFMGGYCFLNNAAVAAQWLLDAGTARRVAVLDVDYHHGNGTQSIFYERSDVMCISIHGDPRTEYPFYLGHADETGAGAGAGFNCNIPLPAGTAFPDWLGALDRACARVEECGAQALVVPLGLDTFEGDPISRFTLSSPDFIEVGARLARLGLPTVFVLEGGYAAAELGVNAVNVLQGFERVAAGAGVEGRP, encoded by the coding sequence GTGATCATCTACCACAACCCCTCGCACCGTCTCCACGCGCCGGTCCATGAGTTCTTCCGGGGCGAGCGCGTTCCCTGCTTCGAGAAGCCCGACCGCGCCGATTACGTGGAAGCCCGGCTGCGCCAGCAGGGTTACGCACTGCGCGCTCCGGACATGGACAGCCAGGCCGTCCTGGCACGTGTGCACGCGCCGCGTTACCTGCGCTTCCTACAGGAGGCGTGGCTGCAGTGGCTGTCGCTGGATGTCCGCAATGCCGGAGTGCAGCCGTTTCCTTCGGTGTGGCCGGTGCGTACGCTGCGTGACGATGTCGAGCCCGAAAACTTCGTCGCGCGGCTGGGCCTGTATTCCATGGACAACGGCTCGCCCCTGTCCGAAGGCACCTGGGCGGCAGCCAAGGCGGGCGCGGACGCGGCCGCGAGCGCAGCGGCCGCGGTGGCGGGAGGAGCGCGTGCCGCGTTCTGCTGCACCCGACCGCCGGGCCACCACGCCGGGCCTGACTTCATGGGCGGTTATTGCTTTCTCAACAATGCGGCCGTGGCGGCCCAGTGGCTGCTCGATGCCGGCACTGCCCGCCGCGTTGCCGTGCTGGACGTGGATTACCACCACGGCAACGGCACGCAAAGCATTTTCTACGAACGCTCCGACGTGATGTGCATCAGCATCCATGGCGACCCGCGGACCGAGTATCCGTTCTATCTGGGGCATGCCGACGAAACCGGCGCGGGCGCGGGCGCAGGCTTCAATTGCAATATCCCGCTGCCGGCCGGAACGGCCTTTCCCGACTGGCTCGGCGCGCTCGACCGGGCCTGCGCGCGTGTCGAGGAATGCGGGGCGCAGGCGCTGGTCGTGCCGCTGGGCCTCGACACGTTCGAGGGAGACCCCATCTCGCGGTTCACGCTGTCCTCGCCGGACTTCATCGAAGTGGGTGCCAGGCTCGCACGCCTCGGGCTGCCGACGGTCTTCGTGCTCGAAGGCGGATACGCGGCGGCAGAACTGGGCGTGAACGCGGTCAATGTGCTCCAGGGCTTCGAGCGCGTGGCGGCCGGTGCCGGAGTGGAAGGGCGGCCATGA
- the fdx gene encoding ISC system 2Fe-2S type ferredoxin, which yields MPVIKILPHPEYCPAGTEVSAPAGTSICEALLDNGIKIEHACDMSCACTTCHVIVRQGYESLNQAEEEEEDLLDRAWGLEPQSRLSCQAILAQKDVTVEIPKYTINHAKENH from the coding sequence ATGCCTGTCATCAAGATACTGCCCCATCCCGAATACTGTCCTGCCGGCACCGAGGTGAGCGCGCCCGCGGGCACCTCGATCTGCGAAGCCCTGCTGGACAATGGCATCAAGATCGAGCACGCCTGCGACATGAGCTGCGCCTGCACCACCTGCCATGTGATCGTGCGGCAGGGCTACGAGTCGCTCAACCAGGCCGAGGAAGAGGAAGAAGACCTGCTCGACCGGGCCTGGGGGCTCGAGCCGCAGTCGCGGCTGTCCTGCCAGGCGATCCTTGCGCAGAAGGACGTGACGGTGGAGATTCCGAAGTACACGATCAACCATGCCAAGGAGAACCACTGA
- a CDS encoding YqjD family protein has protein sequence MTSASETFSNAQQELEKLVTDLRGLLSNKDLDSVPEIRQLRRRLDDGVNTVRDSAVRAAQEAASQAKEAARVADRYAHDEPWRVATAALAAGALVGFLLARR, from the coding sequence ATGACCTCTGCATCCGAAACCTTCTCCAATGCACAACAAGAACTGGAAAAGCTGGTCACCGATCTGCGCGGCCTGCTGTCCAACAAGGACCTGGACAGCGTTCCGGAAATCCGCCAGCTGCGCCGCCGGCTGGACGATGGCGTGAACACGGTGCGCGACTCCGCCGTCCGCGCGGCACAGGAGGCCGCCAGCCAGGCGAAGGAAGCAGCCCGCGTGGCAGACCGCTATGCGCACGACGAGCCCTGGCGCGTTGCCACGGCTGCACTGGCCGCAGGCGCCCTGGTCGGCTTCCTGCTCGCCCGGCGTTGA
- the dnaQ gene encoding DNA polymerase III subunit epsilon yields MTRQIVLDTETTGLSAEGGDRIIELGCVELLNRKLTGNNLHLYFNPERDSHEDALKVHGISNEFLKDKPKFAEVVDEILEYLQGAEIIIHNAAFDVGFLNKELELTGRPAFTSYVESVTDTLVMAKEMYPGKRNSLDALCDRLGVDNSGRTLHGALLDAELLADVYINLTRGQDALLISDDAEEGDETAVRLAPVDLSAFTLPVLLASEQELAAHDEVLAQIDKASGGKTIWKISSDSQKAMP; encoded by the coding sequence ATGACGCGGCAGATCGTTCTCGATACCGAAACCACGGGCCTGTCTGCGGAGGGCGGCGACCGCATCATCGAACTGGGATGCGTGGAGCTGTTGAACCGCAAGCTGACCGGCAACAACCTGCACCTGTACTTCAACCCCGAGCGCGACAGCCACGAGGACGCGCTGAAGGTGCACGGCATCAGCAATGAGTTCCTGAAGGACAAGCCCAAGTTCGCCGAGGTGGTGGACGAGATCCTGGAGTATCTCCAGGGCGCGGAAATCATCATCCACAACGCGGCCTTCGACGTGGGCTTCCTGAACAAGGAGCTGGAGCTGACGGGCCGTCCCGCGTTCACCAGCTACGTCGAGAGCGTGACGGACACGCTGGTGATGGCCAAGGAGATGTACCCGGGCAAGCGCAACTCGCTGGACGCGCTGTGCGACCGGCTGGGCGTGGACAACTCCGGTCGTACGCTGCACGGGGCACTGCTGGACGCGGAGCTGCTGGCCGATGTCTACATCAACCTCACGCGCGGCCAGGATGCGCTGCTGATCTCCGACGACGCGGAGGAGGGCGACGAGACCGCCGTGCGCCTGGCGCCGGTGGACCTTTCGGCCTTCACGCTGCCGGTGCTCCTGGCCAGCGAGCAGGAGCTGGCTGCGCACGACGAAGTCCTGGCCCAGATCGACAAGGCCAGCGGCGGCAAAACTATTTGGAAAATTTCTTCGGACAGCCAAAAAGCTATGCCATAA
- a CDS encoding NAD(P)/FAD-dependent oxidoreductase, producing the protein MSDAVECVVIGAGVVGLAVARALAMEGREVLVLEAAGAIGTGTSSRNSEVIHAGIYYPQGSLRARLCVRGKELLYAYCAQRGVPHRRCGKLIVATSASQLASLDGIAARARANGVSDLQRLGRDEAVALEPALACAGALLSPSTGIVDSHALMLALQGDLEHAGGIVALNSAFSAAQCGPDGIMLQAEDGTRLLARCVINAAGLQAPAVARRFAGTPFDMVPAAHYAKGSYFSLSGRAPFSRLVYPVPEAAGLGVHLTLDLGGQARFGPDVEWVTDSDDLAVDPARGQAFYAEVRKYWPALQDGALQPAYAGMRPKIHGPHEPAADFLIQGPAMHGVPGLVHLFGIESPGLTSCLAIAEYVTVAARG; encoded by the coding sequence ATGAGCGACGCGGTCGAATGCGTCGTCATCGGCGCGGGCGTGGTGGGGCTCGCGGTGGCCAGGGCGCTGGCCATGGAGGGCCGGGAAGTGCTCGTGCTGGAGGCCGCGGGGGCCATCGGCACCGGCACGAGTTCCCGCAACAGCGAAGTCATCCACGCGGGCATCTACTATCCACAGGGCTCGCTCAGGGCGCGGCTGTGCGTGCGGGGCAAGGAGCTCCTGTATGCCTACTGCGCGCAGCGCGGGGTACCGCATCGCCGGTGCGGCAAGCTCATCGTCGCCACCTCAGCCTCGCAACTCGCATCGCTGGATGGCATCGCGGCGCGCGCGCGTGCCAACGGTGTGTCCGATTTGCAGCGCCTCGGCCGTGACGAGGCCGTGGCGCTCGAGCCGGCCCTCGCGTGTGCCGGAGCGCTGCTGTCGCCCAGCACGGGCATCGTGGACAGCCATGCGCTCATGCTGGCGCTGCAGGGGGATCTGGAGCACGCTGGCGGCATTGTGGCACTCAACTCTGCTTTCTCCGCGGCGCAATGCGGGCCGGACGGCATCATGCTGCAGGCCGAAGACGGCACGAGGCTGCTTGCCCGCTGTGTCATCAACGCGGCCGGTCTGCAGGCGCCGGCGGTGGCTCGCCGTTTCGCGGGCACGCCGTTCGACATGGTGCCTGCGGCCCACTACGCCAAGGGAAGCTACTTCTCGCTTTCCGGCCGGGCTCCGTTTTCGCGGCTGGTCTATCCCGTGCCCGAGGCGGCAGGCCTGGGCGTGCACCTGACCCTCGATCTCGGAGGGCAGGCCAGGTTCGGCCCGGACGTGGAATGGGTCACGGACAGCGATGATCTCGCCGTGGATCCTGCCCGTGGCCAGGCGTTCTATGCCGAGGTGCGGAAATACTGGCCGGCCTTGCAGGACGGGGCGCTCCAGCCCGCTTACGCGGGCATGCGTCCAAAAATCCATGGGCCGCACGAGCCGGCCGCCGACTTCCTCATCCAGGGGCCCGCGATGCATGGGGTGCCGGGGCTGGTACATCTGTTCGGCATCGAATCGCCCGGGCTCACCAGTTGCCTGGCGATCGCGGAATACGTCACGGTTGCTGCGCGCGGCTGA
- a CDS encoding phage holin family protein, which produces MNWLALLGLEGWVARVRAATIEGAIAAEDRWDLARLEWAEEKRRLAWIVVLVVAAAGLTVIALILLSLAIMVHFWDSPDRAMVAWIVAGTWLALWAVTLVSLVATAKQAGNAFALTRRELREDWRQIKERL; this is translated from the coding sequence ATGAATTGGTTGGCGCTGCTGGGATTGGAAGGGTGGGTTGCGCGCGTGCGTGCAGCCACCATCGAAGGTGCCATCGCCGCCGAGGACCGCTGGGATCTGGCCCGCCTGGAGTGGGCCGAGGAAAAGCGCCGGCTGGCCTGGATCGTGGTGCTCGTCGTGGCTGCTGCAGGTTTGACCGTGATCGCCCTCATCCTGTTGTCCCTGGCGATCATGGTGCATTTCTGGGATTCGCCGGACCGCGCCATGGTCGCGTGGATCGTGGCCGGCACCTGGCTGGCCCTGTGGGCAGTCACGCTGGTCAGCTTGGTGGCCACTGCCAAGCAGGCCGGCAACGCTTTCGCGCTCACGCGCCGCGAACTGCGCGAAGACTGGCGGCAGATCAAGGAAAGGCTGTAA